In Sinobacterium caligoides, the sequence CGTGACGGCACGCACTGGCTGGCAGCCACATCACGCACTGATCTATGACGACCAAGCCCTAGTCGCCGCACTTCCTCTGTATCTGAAAAGTCACAGCTACGGTGAGTACGTCTTCGATTTTCAATGGGCCAATGCCTACCAGCAACAGCGCTTAGATTACTACCCAAAGTTAGTCTCCAGCATCCCCTTCACCCCTGTTACGGGCCCACGCCTCTGCCTCAAGGCTGGATACGACGAACAGCTGATCGTACAAAATTTACTAAAGGCCATTCAACAACTGGCCACAGAAAACAGCTTGTCGGGTTGGCACTTGCTATTCCCCAACGCAGCACTTTCTAGGCAACTACTCCGGCTCGGTGCACCACGCCGCCGCGCAGTACATTTTCGCTGGCAGAACAACAACTTTCACAGCTTCGATGATTTTCTCGCCACCTTCAGTTCACGCAAACGCAAAAACCTGCGCCGCGAACGCCAGAAAATTGTAGAGCAAGACATCAGCATCGAAACCCTCACCGGACACCAGATCACGCCAGCACATTGGCGACAATTCGCCCTCTTCTATCGGCAGACCTACGCCAAAAAAAGTGGCCATGCCGGCTATCTCGACCACGCCTTCTTCTTGCAAGTAGGCGAGACCATGAGTGAACATACCGTCTTAATGCTGGCCAAGTGCGGCGACCGTTATGTCGCTGGCGCACTAAGCTTCCAAGACGCTGAGCACCTCTACGGTCGCTACTGGGGCTGCAGCGAGGAGTTCGACAGCCTACATTTTGAGCTTTGTTACTATCAGGGGATTGATTACTGCATCACCCATGGCCTCAAGCAGTTCGATCCTGGTGTACAGGGTGAGCATAAGATACAGCGAGGCTTCCAGCCCTACTACAGCTACTCGAATCACTGGCTGAAGCACCCTGGTTTTCACGACGCGATCACACGCTTTATCGATCAAGAAGACGCTCACATTGATCGATACAAAGCTGAAGCCACAGCGCTGCTGCCCTTCAAATCAAACAGTCGCTCGCCTTAACACACCTCCAATACTGCGAACTTCTTCAGCACTCGCTCGAGCTCTACGAGTCGCACAGGCTTAGTAAGCACCTCATTCATACCCGCTTCATAGCAACGCAGAATATTATCGTCCATGACATTCGCAGTAATAGCTATAATCGGTATGGCGGGCAGGTCGTCACGCTGCTCAAGCTGTCGAATCTCCCGTGTTGCAGCGTAACCGTCCTTATGAGGCATTTCTAGATCCATGATTACCGCTTTCAAAACAGGCGATTGTCGCTGATATTGCTCCAGCGCCTGCTGTCCATCATCAACCATCGTCGGCACAACCCCTAACTTATTCAGCATAGCGATAATGACTTGTTGATTGACCGGGTTATCCTCGGCAACTAACAGCTTAATCTCCGCGCCTTCGCCCGCCTCAGTAGACAGAGAACTCTGTGTCGAGCCACGATAAAGCGCCTCCTGCCCTCGATAGGCAACGCGATCACTCACTAGCTGAAAGCTGGCTGTAAACCAGAATTCGGATCCTCTGCCCAGCTCGCTATTAACACCAATCTTACCCCCCATCATACGCACTAGGCGCTGACTAATAGAGAGCCCTAGCCCCGTTCCACCATAGGTTCTCGTCGTCGATCGGTCGGCCTGTACGAAGGCATCAAACAACTGTGACTGCATAGGCTTCGCAATACCGATACCCGTATCGAAGATGCTGAAAATGAGCATGACTCTATCCTCCTGACGGCTCAGCAACCCCATATAGACGTTAATTTTGCCCCGCTCGGTGAACTTGAAGGCATTACTAAGCAGGTTGTTCAGAACCTGCTGCAAGCGTATCGTATCGCCACACAAATCGACGGGGCAGTCGTCGGCAAGGTGCACGGTAAACTCAATCGACTTACTCAGTGACTGACTGGTAAAAATAGTTTCGGTGTAATCGGCCACAGCACGCAGGTTAAACGGCTCATGCTCCAGCTCCATCTTTCCCGCCTCGATCTTAGAAAAGTCGAGGATGTCACTAATCACTGCCAATAACATATTGCCTGAATTCAAAATTACGCGAGTAAAATGCGCCTGTTGCACCGACTGCTGGGTTGACTCCAGCATCTGCGCCATCCCCAATACCCCGTTGACCGGTGTGCGTATTTCATGGCTCATGGTAGCCAACAAATCACTTTTTTCTTGGCTTGCGGCCTTGGCGATGGCCACTTCCTGGGCAAGCTTTAACGCTCGCTCTTTCTCCACTGACGCCATCACCGCAATAGTCCAGCAGACGATGATCGATTGAATAATAATACCGAAGCCGACGCTATGACGAATCAACGGGCTGTAGGGTAGATAACCATATGAGGCAAAAATGGCATAGGAACAGCTACAGAAATAGATCACCATTGCAAATAGGAATCGCCCCGCATTCGGGTAACCCTGGTAGATCTTTAACACTGAGGTAAATATCAATAAAACATAGACACTAAAGATCATCACCACCATCAGGCGGATCATTGTCTCGTAGCCACCGAGCCAGTAGTAACAGCTGATCGTGATGAGAACAGTGGCCGACATTGACAGATAGCAGCCATGTAGCCATCGATTCAACTGATAGACTCTGAAAAAGAGGTTAACCATCGCCATCATGCTAATAAAATTTAACCCCAACAACACGATCATAAGAAACTTATGCCATTCGGGACTATCGTCCAGCAAATACTGAAAGACCCCCGAGAAACCCATGATCGTCAGTATCGATAACACCAGGTAGACAAGAAAACCATAGGCTTGCGCATTAGGCATGGCAATAGGCACGAATATCGCCATGAAAATACAGATGCCAAAGCCGACCCCCAGAAACAACAGGCTGATGATCAATGACTTCGAGGTATTAACAGCAAACTCCGTGGTCGAGCTAATCACCGGGTAGATAAGCGGCGTATTGGTTGTATAGATTTTAAAATACAGCTCAATGCTGTCACCAGCGGCAATCGTCAGCGGCATAGCCACAAATTGGTGCTGTATCGGCCACTGGGAAAACGCGTAGTTTAAGCCCGCCCGCTGCTGCACAAGTTCACCTTGGAGGAGATAATTTAGCTCCAACTCTTCGAACAAAACATCATTAAAGTTAATGATGTAGTCCTGCTGATTTTCCTCCGTATTCTGTAGCGATACGCGAAACCAGACCACCTCTTTAGTCGCCGGGGTAGCGAAATCCAACAGTGGACGGAAGTTCAGTAAAGTAGGGTCAGTATAGAGCTGCTGTGCCGTCACTGCGCCACTGCTATCGACACTGTATTCCAGCTCGGGTGAGAGCACGTAGCTCTGCCCATCCTCAAGCGCTATAACACCGGCGTGACTAAAAACGCCGAACAGCGACAGCAATAGGGTGATGATCGTATAAAACGTTTTGCACATAGCCCCTAACTTTATATTTTTATTCTTGCCTATTCCAAACAGCTTATTGAGCATGCCGCAATGACAGACCTTAAACAACACTCCTTGTCGCTGTTAACAAGCCAATGTTCTATAGATAACTCTATCGCCTAACGCTCCGACTCAAAGGTCAACGATACCGAATCAGCAAAGCGCAGTGCATGGGGCTTATCAACGGTCACCCGGGCAAAATTAACGCTGCTATGCTCCATACAGATCGCCAATAGATCGCCGACCAGCTTTTCCAACAATAAAAAACGTCCTTCCTCGACATGCTTAATAAGGCTCTTGGTTATCGTCTTATAGTTGAGTGCCGACTCGACGACATCGCTCTGTAGTGCATCACAGGTGGGGTAGTGAATTTCCACGTTGATGACAATATCCTGCTGTTTCTGTCGCTCCTCTTCGTTGAAACCAATAAAGGTTCGTAGTCGCAAATTGGTGATCTTAATAATGGCGTTACTAATCTGCATTGATCATTATCCTTAAGGCTTGCATGCCCATTTTATATACTATGTAAGCAATAATGTGGAGGCTTATCTTGCTGCTTTTGACATTATTCACCTCTCCTCACCACTGCTTTGACGCAACAAACAACAGTATCAATTGCCCCTTATCAAAGGCTCAATTTCAACAGCGTGTTATCGTGTCAGATCTGCTTATATTGACAAGCTGTCACATCCATTGCCACGAGGCTCATTATGTTACGTAATAAAATTGCTTTATCCACCTGCTGTCTGCTCGCCCTCGCCGCCTGTAGCAGCCAAAGCCCTGCAACGAGTCAGCCTACAAGCCCAGCGAAAGACCTCCCCAGCTGTGAAGCAATGAAGGGCATGATGGGTGGTTGGCGAGATAGCAAAGTCACACCCACCGCACAAGCCGCCCTCGACAGCGTCTTGAGCCAAATGAACACCACGCTCAAACTGAAAAAGATTACCAAGGTACGCTCTCAGGTCGTTGCAGGCATGAACTATGCTATCGAGTTTGAGTTCGACAATGGCGAAGTTTGGCACACGACGGTCTATCACTCGCTAGCCGACGAATTTACCATGACCCAGGCCGCGGCGCCCGGCCCATTACCCGCTATCTGCCGTTAAGCCTTCTCGGCACAAAGCCACTTAACAGCCTGTTGTTCGCCGGGCTGTTAAGCTCACCTCTGCCACTCCCTGCTCTAAACCAATACCTGCATGGTTGCACTAACTCAACTGCTGCATACACTGCTGTAAGTCGAAATAGTCTCGCCAGTGCATAATTCGGCCATCAACAATTTCAAATATGCCCATGACCTTAAAGCTGACCCACTGGCCACGCACTTGATAACGGTCGCTGCGCTCAGTAAAAACACAACCCCCTTCACCACTGCCAATATGATGCAACTGCCAATCAATCGCGCTCGCCAAGCTGTGAATGATGGATAGCTCCTGCCAAATTTCCTCTCGCCCTTGGCGCGGCTCCATCGGTATGTTGTGGTAGCAGGCTTGCTCGGCAAAAAAGGCCAGTATTTCGGCCTTCTCGTTGCGCATGATTGCCGCAATAAAGTCTTTAACCAAGGCAATATTTTCCACGCATTCGGGGGCTTTAACACGGTCAATCATACGGTTCCCTGTATCGCTGTAATGGACTGCACCCGCCAGAGATCACTCCCGCCACTTAGCCCACGGGTCGACTTTACTATTGGCGCTGCTAGTGTCTTTTTCTTTAGTGGAGCTGGAATCTTTCTCTCCAGTGGAGTCTTTCTCGCTCATAAAACCTTTATCGCTGCCTCGCGCTCGATCAACGGGCTTCTGCTCCTCGGCAAGATTATCCCGACGATACACCTTGGGAGCAACAGAAGGCTGTGATCGACGCTCCGACCGCCCCTCTACGCTAAATACCATCGGTTTTCCCGGGCGCTGATTGAGAGGAATAATTCGATCGCGCGGTGGAATGGTAAACTCCTCATCGCTCGGTCTCGGCAGGCGCTTAAACTTATAAAGGTAAAAGTTTTCGGTTTTCTCCCGCGCCCACGTCGTTTTACGAAGGAATTTCAGGCTCGACTTAATACTAGGGTTACTGCTGAAACAGTGCATCTTCAGCACCGATGCCAACACTTCCCAACCATAATGATCGACCAGCTCTGTTAACAACACCTCCAGTTTCAAACCGTGTAGAGGATTGTTTTTTTGTACTTCTATCTCGCTCATGAGGATATCTGACTCTCGATTAGCTACGACTCCACTGGCTAAAACTACCAGTAAGTGGCAACAGCGCAAAGATTACCTGCCTGCTACCAAGTCTCTCAGTATAACAGCTGGCAGACAGACATCGCGAATTAACTCCCCTGATCCCCTCTTTCACTCTCATCACCTCCGTCGCAAGCCACCCCGGTGCCTGTCTACCGCTTCTCACGCTACTGTTGCTTGGCTAGACAACAAGGAACCGGCGAGGCCAGAACGTTCAAGACCACAACGCTAACCAAGCCTATCGCCGAGATCACCATGATGGTTAACAATAACAAAGACAGGACGTCGAGATGAAGCCCACCCACCCCAGCCAAGCCAAGCCAAGCCAAGCCAAGCCAGTATCCGCCCATGCCAATCGATCGGCTTTAGCGCCAAACAGCGACAAGCTCCCACGTTATCCATCAACTATAAATACTGGGAGATGAGATGATGCCTTTATCATTACAGCGCAGTATCAACCAGTCCATCGTGATCAACGGCGACATCATCATCACCGTTCGGCAGTCACTGTTCGAAGGCAGTGTCGAGCTACAGGTTTCCGCCCCCAACAACATGCGTATCGATCGTGCCGAGATTCATAAGCGACGCGAGGCGGAAAAAGGCCGAAGCTGGCGACTACCTAGGCTTCACCGCAACCCGCCGATGAACGATCGCTACCTTGCGGCAGATAAACCTGCAGCGAACAAGGCTACGACGCTATTCAAAGGGACGACGATCAGCTTTAGGCGTCGGCGCAGCCAGGAATCATCAACAAGCCTTAGCGAAAACTGTAGTACGCCGTAACAAGCGCCACAGAGTTGCTGCGCAGAATTCGATATTTGAAACGATACCGCTATGCTAATATCGCCATAACAGTCAACGACTCAGATTGATCTTCTAGCAACTCCGTGCAGAGCAGAGAAATGAAAGAATTAGTGGTAACAGACACAGTAATAGGGCAAGGCAAAGAAGTCGTCAAAGGGGCACTCATCACCACAGAGTATCGCGGCTATCTCACCGATGGCAGCACCTTCGACTCTTCCTACGAACGCGGCAAGCCGTTGCAGTGTGTCATCGGAACCGGGCGCATGATTAAGGGCTGGGATCAAGGGCTCATGGGCATGAGGGTCGGCGGAAAACGACAGCTGTTTGTCCCCTCACACTTGGCCTACGGTGAAAGGAAGATGGGCGACGCCATCCCTGCCAACGCCGATCTAAATTTTGAAATCGAGTTACTGGAAGTACTCACCCGTGACGACTAACTTCTAGCCAATGTCAGTCATCACAGGGTAAAAGCTAGCGCCTGCTATAGCGAATACGGCAGGGGCTTTCCGGCCACTTAGTCTCCAGCCCCTTCTTTGGCTGTGGATCTTTATCGACCAGTGTAATATTGTAGTTTTGCAGTAACTTAACCATGATCAGCTTCATCTCTAAATTGGCAAAGTTCACCCCTGCACAGCGATGTACTCCGCCCCCGAAACCAATGAGACTGAATTTTTTCTTATCTTCTAGGCGATCGGGCGAGAACCTCAGCGGGTCATATTTATGCGGCTCACGAAACACCTCTGGTATATTATGTGCGGTCTCCGGGGCGACAAATACCATCGTGCCCTCTTTCACCTCATAGCCATCAAACTCCATATCATCTCGAACGCCACGCATAATCACATGCGCCACCGGGTGCATTCTTTCTGACTCCTTAATCGCCCAGTCAATACTCTTCAGCTGCTTCAACTCAGCAGACTGATAGCTCTGCCGATCACCCACGACCTCGTCGATATCGCGCCTCACACGAGCAAGATATTCCTCGTTCTGCAACAAGCCGATCAGCGTCCAGCTGGTATGCCCCACCGTCGTTTCATGGGCCGCCCAAGGAATAAACAGCAACATACTAATCAATAGCTTATCTGGCACTGGACGACCGCCGTAGTAAGTTGACTCAATCAACTCCTGGAACAAGTCCTTCGGCTCAAGGGGGTTCTTGCGTCGCTCCTGCATCAAGTTATAAATCATCTCCTCAACCTTTACCTTGGCCTGCTTGCTGCGTCTAAACTTTGGCAGCGGCAGCCAGGAAGGCAGGATGACATCGGCACCTTGGGAAAACTCGCGATACACCTGGAAATACTCCTCACCCAGCTGATAGCGGAAATTCTCACCGAAGAAGGCGTGTGCACCGATGTGCATAACCAGCGGGCCAAATGCCTCCACTAGATCGATCTCACCCTCATCACCCAAGGTATTGGCCATGAAGTCGTCGATCTCAGTGACCATCAGCTCGATAAAGCGATCATTATTCTTCAATAAAGGCAAAATCACCTTCATCTGCTCTTGCGATTCCGTC encodes:
- a CDS encoding GNAT family N-acetyltransferase; this translates as MLSVQFIDSMSDISRQDWNEIAGTNFPFTRHEFLQALEDSAAVTARTGWQPHHALIYDDQALVAALPLYLKSHSYGEYVFDFQWANAYQQQRLDYYPKLVSSIPFTPVTGPRLCLKAGYDEQLIVQNLLKAIQQLATENSLSGWHLLFPNAALSRQLLRLGAPRRRAVHFRWQNNNFHSFDDFLATFSSRKRKNLRRERQKIVEQDISIETLTGHQITPAHWRQFALFYRQTYAKKSGHAGYLDHAFFLQVGETMSEHTVLMLAKCGDRYVAGALSFQDAEHLYGRYWGCSEEFDSLHFELCYYQGIDYCITHGLKQFDPGVQGEHKIQRGFQPYYSYSNHWLKHPGFHDAITRFIDQEDAHIDRYKAEATALLPFKSNSRSP
- a CDS encoding hybrid sensor histidine kinase/response regulator, giving the protein MCKTFYTIITLLLSLFGVFSHAGVIALEDGQSYVLSPELEYSVDSSGAVTAQQLYTDPTLLNFRPLLDFATPATKEVVWFRVSLQNTEENQQDYIINFNDVLFEELELNYLLQGELVQQRAGLNYAFSQWPIQHQFVAMPLTIAAGDSIELYFKIYTTNTPLIYPVISSTTEFAVNTSKSLIISLLFLGVGFGICIFMAIFVPIAMPNAQAYGFLVYLVLSILTIMGFSGVFQYLLDDSPEWHKFLMIVLLGLNFISMMAMVNLFFRVYQLNRWLHGCYLSMSATVLITISCYYWLGGYETMIRLMVVMIFSVYVLLIFTSVLKIYQGYPNAGRFLFAMVIYFCSCSYAIFASYGYLPYSPLIRHSVGFGIIIQSIIVCWTIAVMASVEKERALKLAQEVAIAKAASQEKSDLLATMSHEIRTPVNGVLGMAQMLESTQQSVQQAHFTRVILNSGNMLLAVISDILDFSKIEAGKMELEHEPFNLRAVADYTETIFTSQSLSKSIEFTVHLADDCPVDLCGDTIRLQQVLNNLLSNAFKFTERGKINVYMGLLSRQEDRVMLIFSIFDTGIGIAKPMQSQLFDAFVQADRSTTRTYGGTGLGLSISQRLVRMMGGKIGVNSELGRGSEFWFTASFQLVSDRVAYRGQEALYRGSTQSSLSTEAGEGAEIKLLVAEDNPVNQQVIIAMLNKLGVVPTMVDDGQQALEQYQRQSPVLKAVIMDLEMPHKDGYAATREIRQLEQRDDLPAIPIIAITANVMDDNILRCYEAGMNEVLTKPVRLVELERVLKKFAVLEVC
- the folX gene encoding dihydroneopterin triphosphate 2'-epimerase, giving the protein MQISNAIIKITNLRLRTFIGFNEEERQKQQDIVINVEIHYPTCDALQSDVVESALNYKTITKSLIKHVEEGRFLLLEKLVGDLLAICMEHSSVNFARVTVDKPHALRFADSVSLTFESER
- a CDS encoding cystatin domain-containing protein; the protein is MLRNKIALSTCCLLALAACSSQSPATSQPTSPAKDLPSCEAMKGMMGGWRDSKVTPTAQAALDSVLSQMNTTLKLKKITKVRSQVVAGMNYAIEFEFDNGEVWHTTVYHSLADEFTMTQAAAPGPLPAICR
- a CDS encoding limonene-1,2-epoxide hydrolase family protein translates to MIDRVKAPECVENIALVKDFIAAIMRNEKAEILAFFAEQACYHNIPMEPRQGREEIWQELSIIHSLASAIDWQLHHIGSGEGGCVFTERSDRYQVRGQWVSFKVMGIFEIVDGRIMHWRDYFDLQQCMQQLS
- a CDS encoding VF530 family DNA-binding protein, translating into MSEIEVQKNNPLHGLKLEVLLTELVDHYGWEVLASVLKMHCFSSNPSIKSSLKFLRKTTWAREKTENFYLYKFKRLPRPSDEEFTIPPRDRIIPLNQRPGKPMVFSVEGRSERRSQPSVAPKVYRRDNLAEEQKPVDRARGSDKGFMSEKDSTGEKDSSSTKEKDTSSANSKVDPWAKWRE
- a CDS encoding carbon storage regulator is translated as MMPLSLQRSINQSIVINGDIIITVRQSLFEGSVELQVSAPNNMRIDRAEIHKRREAEKGRSWRLPRLHRNPPMNDRYLAADKPAANKATTLFKGTTISFRRRRSQESSTSLSENCSTP
- a CDS encoding FKBP-type peptidyl-prolyl cis-trans isomerase produces the protein MKELVVTDTVIGQGKEVVKGALITTEYRGYLTDGSTFDSSYERGKPLQCVIGTGRMIKGWDQGLMGMRVGGKRQLFVPSHLAYGERKMGDAIPANADLNFEIELLEVLTRDD
- a CDS encoding cytochrome P450; this translates as MNKPLLNELEETRCAPPMVSGRLPLIGHGLEFLRDPHKVIRRGYEEHGMIFSLDLGLKKGVVMLGPDYHQFFFKETDGIFSMRQGYETLLKMFDKRLFTFAHLTESQEQMKVILPLLKNNDRFIELMVTEIDDFMANTLGDEGEIDLVEAFGPLVMHIGAHAFFGENFRYQLGEEYFQVYREFSQGADVILPSWLPLPKFRRSKQAKVKVEEMIYNLMQERRKNPLEPKDLFQELIESTYYGGRPVPDKLLISMLLFIPWAAHETTVGHTSWTLIGLLQNEEYLARVRRDIDEVVGDRQSYQSAELKQLKSIDWAIKESERMHPVAHVIMRGVRDDMEFDGYEVKEGTMVFVAPETAHNIPEVFREPHKYDPLRFSPDRLEDKKKFSLIGFGGGVHRCAGVNFANLEMKLIMVKLLQNYNITLVDKDPQPKKGLETKWPESPCRIRYSRR